The Megalobrama amblycephala isolate DHTTF-2021 linkage group LG22, ASM1881202v1, whole genome shotgun sequence sequence CTTGCATTCACTCTGGCTTAGAATGCTAACTTCTGCCTTCTGCAATACTGTGGGTAGCACCTTATCTGTATAAACAGAGGAAAAATTTGCAATTTCATTGCCATATAGACctataaacatttaaaccagaaaaactcttttttttctagttacactcctgtttaaaagtttggggtctgtaagactgaatacttttattcagcaaggacaaaCCAAAAgagacagtaatattgttacaaaagatttctgtctcAAATAACTACTGTtcttttctgttcatcaaagataTTACTGATAATCtgtcttgagcaccaaatctgcatattagaataattcatgagggatcatgtgacactgaagaagtgtaaattcagttttgccatcacagaaataaaagacatttttaaaatatattaaagtagaTGGTAATgtcaataatatttcaaaatattactgtttttactgtattttcaatcacataaatgcagcattggtgagcataagaaacattaatttaaaaaaaaataataatttcaatcaacttttgaacagtatgaTTTGTGATTGTTTTTTGAGCTCTTTACCCTGTTCAGAACGGTATCCCCAACCAGTGACCCAGCAGCGGTACCCCTCAGTGAAGGTCTGAGAAGGGGCCGGCAGGCAGATGGGCTGGATATATTGTTCCAGGCTGCTGGGCCAGGCCTTCTTCAACTGCAGCAGGGCGATGTCATAGTCGAAATTTCTTGCATTGTAGTATTCATGCACCACAATTCGACGGATCTCGGCCACATGCTTGGCACTTCCCTGGTTTAGCATGCCCAGATGAGCCATCCACATACGTGGATCTGCCAACCTGAAAGATCACACTTGCTCAATCTGCATTAAGAAAGGTCATGGTTTACTTAGCTGCTAACATAAACTTTGATATTCAACCATTTATACTGTAGGACTACCCAACGTTCCTAACCTCTCTTTGCTGAAACAGTGCGCTGCAGAAATGAGCCATTCATCAGAAAGGACCGATGCTCCGCAATACAGCTGACCAGAAAAATGCATGCTGACCTGCCATGGCCACTCTCCCTCTACCGCATTGATCCCACCCACAATACGCTGTTGTGGGGAGGCGCTATCAAATACGCGCTTTAAAGGGGTGGGATTGCCACAGGCTACAATTCATATGGAAACATATCAGACACAAGCAGATAAAAAGGGCGTTAGTGTACAGGCATCCAAAATGACTGACGTGCTATGTAAGGATGTAAAAATGTGTGCATTGATACAGGTCAAAAGTTgggaataattatgatttttcagtgtaataataattaagcagcaaatcagaatatcatgatcatgtgacactgaagactggagtaacagagtacctcagggatgacatgtttttgtaggcaaaacccggaagcgagttagcattttaggctaaatcgcctgaaataaggtctgtgttaacaaagcctctaaatattttcacgttttgatctatgacataaaacacaccaattataacccacttgtgattttttaaatatctttattgtgtcttaaaaacggcggttgctaacaagttgctaaaagggactacttcctttggcggggactttaggcgtcatcatgacaaacaggacatttggacagcatttctcattaaaaagtggataagtattcatacacagcgcagatcataatcagcgaacatgtttataaataaagttgttttgtaaataaagtttgaggaagcttggtggtggtgacttTGATCCGCGGCcgtggtgtgctgtagtccgtttatagcctactgttagctttttatatttgaagactttatttaggcttcaaaatgtataaatgttgtgttaacttgtaaagattatgacagacaaaacatgtaagtgtcataaccctttgttaaacacagagcttattttttcgattttccaaaagtctacgggaaaaatgcataggctttcgatcgagggaacccgtgcgccgctaacttccgggttggcctacaaaaacacgtcatctctgaggtactctatgaTGCTAAAacttcagctttgccatcataggaataaattacattttaaaatataataaaacagaaaagagtattttaaattgtaataatatttcacaatgttacagtttttattgtatttttaaataaattcagccttggtgatcataagagacttctttcaaaaacattaaaatatctgaattattccaaactttgtATGTGCATAAACTGTTCAGTCATGACAGGTGGATTTAATGAGCCAAATCCAATAAAATCAATGAGCGTTTAGAAAGAGAATGAACCATGAACAAAGCTTAGCTTGTCTCCTGTAATCTCCTTCTGATTCAActccaacacaaacacacaccaatTACCAAACAACCATTATAAAAAGGTCAATAGATCATAATAATAGCTGCAATATCATCATGGAAACATGGAGGCTATTTTAGGTTGAGTAGCTAGCTGGTCATATGTAAAACACCCTGGTCTTAAATGAACTTTGAAGGTCTCTTTTAAGGATGTGGAACATGCCTTGATATATAGCATCAATCTgatgttaaatatatttcagtcatagaaataaaaaataatatgtgaatcttaaaggtgccatcgaacgtttttttacaagatgtaatataagtctaaggtgtcccctgaatgtgtctgtgaagtttcagctcaaaataccccatagatttttttttattaatttttttaactgcctattttggggcatcattaaatatgagccgatttatgctgtgcggcccctttaaatgctcatgctccccgcccacggagctcgcgcttgccttaaacagtgcataatcaaagtttacacagctaatgtaaccctcaaatggctctttacaaagtgttcgtcatgcatgcgtcggattatgtgagtattgtatactgttatatttgttacgtttgattctgaatgaatttgaggctgtgctccgtggctaacggctaatgctacactgttggagagatttataaagaatgaagttgtaagaaacaatggtaactttaaccacatttaacagtacattagcaacatgctaacgaaacatttagaaagacaatttacaaatatcactaaaaatataatgatatcatgaatcacgtcagttattatcgctccatctgccatttttcgctgttgttattgcttgcttacctagtctgatgattcagctgtgcacatccagacgttaatactggctgcccttgtctaatgcctttcataatgttgggaacatgggctggcatatgcaaatattgggggcgtacaccccgactgttatgtaacagtcggtgttatgttgagattcgcctgttctttggaggtcttttaaataaatgagatttacataagaaggaggaaacaatggagtttgagactcactgtatgtcatttccatgtactgaactcttgttatttaactatgccaagataaattaaatttttcattcgagggcacctttaaaattgaaCACACATGAagaaaatgaaccaaaaactgaaaaaataaaaaaaataaaaaaaaaatcacaagcgaaGAACTGAGAAATGAGAGCGAAGAAAACCATATTATTTTTAAGTCTGTGATCGAAATACCTCGTATGGATTTGAAGCTACCATATTGTTGATTGTTTGGCTCATAAGAGATTTTATTAGTAATAGTTTCAATTCAAGAATAAACGACTAAAACAGACATAAATGGTATTTAGACTAGGACAAATCTGTTCTGTCTCTTTGAATGTCTACAAACCAATCTGACGAGTGCTTTTGGATGTTACCACAGTAAAACTCACCACAGTCCTCCTCGTCACTGCGGTCGAAGCAGTCGGGTAAGCCATCGCACTTTGCATTTTTCTTAAGAATGCAGGCTCCATTGCCACAGTGGTAACTGACTCCAGAACAGCTAGTCTCTGCATAGCCAACACATTAAAAACTGTATGTACAATTGACACATATCAAAGCTTgaattttcaaatagttttcATATTACCCTGAGTACAGTTGGTCTCATCTTTACCACTGGAACAGTCCATCTCTCCATTACAAATGTATAATGGGTGCAAAGGGGATGAACCTCCACAGATTTTAGGAGGTTTAGCTGTCGGATAGATATAAAATAGTGAATATTCACCTGAATACTATTTTGATATTGTTGTAAACCAGTAGTTCTCAATCTTTTTACCTTTCTCTCTTGCATTTAAGATGATATTCAAAGACTATCTAAGCTGATATGTACCTCTGATACTTCTGTTGTAATACAAATTAACTCAAAAATATGTTAGCATTTTAATGAAGATTATGTTGAAGGAGACCTATTATGctctttttgtttttggggtctactagaatatgATTTCAAGTTTGAATGCTCATaaatcacattatttttcacatattttacagtgcattattgcagcacctctctttcTCTTTAGCTATTTGAGTGacgtaaacacaaattaataataaaattaaaagaaatatctgatCATGCTCCATAAAACGGTCGCTAATTACATCCCAAACCATCTCTAAACTCTTGTGTTAGCAAGGAAATGACTGACACATTTGTATTACATTCCAAAGAGCTCCGTTATCAGCCACATagtggaaaatgaaaccacACCCATACCGACTGGGCTGGATTGGCACGGAATGGAATGGTTAAGCAACGAGAATGGTTTGACCCAATGGTGGAAAAGCAGCTATAGTATATCAAACATGAAATACTAGTTTGTTACTAGTTTTACTATTGTAGAACTACTTGAATTACATGATTTTTTGGTTAACATACAACAAAAAATCTCATCGCTTTCATCCTGACAGTCATCCAGTCCATCACAGCGCTTGAACTTCTCCACACACAGGCCTGTAGAGCACAGGAAGTGACCCTCTGGGCATGCTTGGAGAAACAAAGATGGTGCCATGAGTCATTTTACtggaatataattataaatattattcctTTGCTCGTAAGTCAGTATGTACTACTTAAGAAAAAGGACTATTTGAAATTGTTCTCCATTTCCTTTGTTTCAGCAGCATTGTTCTTACGCTGATTGGTGTTGTAGCTGCTGTAAGTGGCACTGAAGGGTTGGTCAGCGTTTCGTGAGCTGCAGCGGAAAACCACTTCAGGGTTTTGTGCAGGAATACGGAAGACGGTTGAGTGGTCGATGTAATTTCCACAATATCTGTAAATCAATCACAGTTATTTCTATACCAATTGACAAATGTTGAATATCAGACTATAACCTGATAAATATCACGTACTGTCAACACTGAAGGAACAGTTCAgctaaaatgaatattttgtcattatttactcatcatCATGTTTTTACAAACCTGTTTGAGCTCCTTCTAATATGATTGTAAAGGGCTTTGGGTGTACAGCAGTACATAGTAAAGTGCTATTTAAATGCCTCATATATTCATTCTTATGTGGAATAAAAATTGTGTTGTATGGACCATTTTTTGGTGTTTGCTCAGTGTCAAAATATTTACAGTCAccgtgaaatcaaaatggacaattcttattttttttatggaatattgcagtgtttattatcaAGAATTATGTATCCATtcacatctttattttttattcatgtgcCCAATCATGttccctcataatctttaatcaaaataattccCTCCCTTTTGCAGCGCATCTCTTCTATtttctgatgacgtgtttatgCATccacgtcactttcccgccgaaagcgcgctccctcagctggactgagtggcaaaagaaccagctacgtgactggatttaacaggggaaactgtgaaaacgcgagtaaaactaatgattacactaaaggttggaattgaatgtgttccttacaacttgtcaaataaacctaatccatggatattgacatgcagcctggagtcgtttcctgacatttatatgtgcctgatttcgacggcggggaaatacataaagcaaatctgcctgtgaatattttatgtaaCGTTAACTACagtataggtaggtttaaatccgcgtaatcacttatatcaatgttatatcgtcatattgtccagccttaaaacatatatagttttataggcctagtatagtttttgtcagtgttgtttattgaaaaacacccaattatgcagaatataagatggaaaatatttaattgatgagttgtcaaactaatatgtaacaatacaatatatacggtatgattttacctcaaaatccaacaatttgacacaaaatgataactgcaaatccatgtttctctgcctggagtccagctgtttctgtgaattgcagtgatccatttgcttttttccctgttgctttctgcagtttttaaatatacagcTCAGGTTTTGtatcaaagctatttgtacagtcaatcacaaagctctttaccgttttggatgtgttttgtgtgtttttcgcgacattcacgctgaaaaccaatgctgccgctcaaggggctcgcacaccggacgcgaagctcagcgccgcgacaaattcgaacgcattattttatatttttacccGCGTGGcgaggcgctgagcttcgcgtccggtgtgcgagccccttcagtcttttgccactcagtggccgtgaccgcagtcgtaacggtcgacggtgacgtcacgtgcataccctctattggggtgagggcgggacaacctgtcactcatatgacatcacagcaatagcaaaccacaaccatccaatcattTCCTGAtcaacaaaatcaagtcccgccctacatttgttcttgttcaagaagccatttcacttggatatacgtcacaatagactattgcaacttctgtttcatagcaattggtgagtaaataatgacttctAACTATTCCTAtaagaaatttacaaaaaaaaaggtgaaattTACCCTTGACATAGCACTTACATAATCTCATTGACTTTCCACCAGCCGTGTTCACAGTATTGCGAGTCTTTTAGTTTTAGCGTGTAGTTCTGGAACCTGAGAGCTACACCCAGAGGACCGCTGGCCATCTGACACATCAACAGCCAACAAAAAACATCCCTTTGTCATGCGAATACTGTGGATAATATCTCTACAAATTAAAAAAGGTTTTGATTGGGTGCAGTACCTGAAACATCCAGGTGCAGGAGCACTGACGGGGCAACAGACTGGGGTAGAATGGACTGGTTATCACTCCAGCATCACCTGGGCCAGCAGGTAACGCTATAATATTCATACATTCTATATGGGAAAGACATAAGGGGCTCAGCATCACAACCAGACACAAACATACAGATACTTTAGTCAAAGAACTCACGCTCCTCCATGAGAGCCTGGAAGAATCCTTGGAAGATCTTTCTGCCTTGTGTGAGTCTAAATGAGAGCAGCATGACATTGGAGGTGGAGACCAATGAGATCGGGGTTGACACCGATTCACAAAACCTTGAAGAGAATGCATGAAAATTAAACTGATCATCTCAGATTATTTTGTGCTTCATTTCACCAACCCAATCAAGATCTTTCCACCCCCTTCTGACACAAACCTGTTGAGAATCATGCCTCTCATGGGAAGCAGAGAGTCATACACGGTGAGGGAATCATAGATGCAGTCACTAGGGTCAATGCGAAAGCTCTTCACAGTGAGTCGGATGACAGAGCCTGGAGCACTTGTCAGTTTGATGTAGCAGCTCAAGCTTCCCCATGAAGAGAACACATTGAGGGGAACACTCACATCAGGAACACCTGCGTACAGCTTATCCACACACTGAGAGCCTATACACACAGAGAGATGATTACAGAAGCCATCAAACACAGAATTACAGCAGCAAGTTAtagtataatattaataaaacatttatttcctgAAATGTAGAAGAAAAAAATTCTCTAAACgttttaattcagttttaaatatttcatgtaATAACTAAATCAATTAAGAACATTTTTcgaataattttataaaaacaaatattgacaTCCATGGCTCCATtttaaagactggagtaaattAGAGCATGAAGGAAatgacatttaattaataaaacataaagaaATATGTGTACACTGTCAATGACacattaaagggacagttcacctaaaaatgaaaattttgaatAATCTCATTGACTTTCCTCCAAAGATtattcagaattttcatttttgagtgaactgtccctttaacgtGTCATTGACAGTGTACACATATttctttatgttttattaattaaatgtcatTTCCTTCATGC is a genomic window containing:
- the tmprss7 gene encoding transmembrane protease serine 7 isoform X1, translating into METAREEGGQGSEDDAAREDATSVADVSVEVATVDATLNKLCRRYNRRRRRPKKPKKTIPILNLQNLAILITVVVFVTVVIMWSLLWVFIFRRESNSGVYFAGMFRVANVEFIPEYRHADSSEFVSMATRVQHVITSVYRTSSVSRLYKQTVISDLSNNNQGGVLVHFWMIFVVPHLKTPSVCEECVSAILRDSVLMSMKNRSSVGFLEGLPVDIDSILVNVALRSDYTSTAVGSQCVDKLYAGVPDVSVPLNVFSSWGSLSCYIKLTSAPGSVIRLTVKSFRIDPSDCIYDSLTVYDSLLPMRGMILNRFCESVSTPISLVSTSNVMLLSFRLTQGRKIFQGFFQALMEEQCMNIIALPAGPGDAGVITSPFYPSLLPRQCSCTWMFQMASGPLGVALRFQNYTLKLKDSQYCEHGWWKVNEIIYCGNYIDHSTVFRIPAQNPEVVFRCSSRNADQPFSATYSSYNTNQPCPEGHFLCSTGLCVEKFKRCDGLDDCQDESDEIFCSKPPKICGGSSPLHPLYICNGEMDCSSGKDETNCTQETSCSGVSYHCGNGACILKKNAKCDGLPDCFDRSDEEDCACGNPTPLKRVFDSASPQQRIVGGINAVEGEWPWQVSMHFSGQLYCGASVLSDEWLISAAHCFSKERLADPRMWMAHLGMLNQGSAKHVAEIRRIVVHEYYNARNFDYDIALLQLKKAWPSSLEQYIQPICLPAPSQTFTEGYRCWVTGWGYRSEQDKVLPTVLQKAEVSILSQSECKRSYGPVSPRMLCAGVPSGEQDACRGDSGGPLSCQARTGSRWFLTGIVSWGSGCGRPNLPGVYTRVAKFIDWIQRHIQNELL
- the tmprss7 gene encoding transmembrane protease serine 7 isoform X2, which gives rise to MWSLLWVFIFRRESNSGVYFAGMFRVANVEFIPEYRHADSSEFVSMATRVQHVITSVYRTSSVSRLYKQTVISDLSNNNQGGVLVHFWMIFVVPHLKTPSVCEECVSAILRDSVLMSMKNRSSVGFLEGLPVDIDSILVNVALRSDYTSTAVGSQCVDKLYAGVPDVSVPLNVFSSWGSLSCYIKLTSAPGSVIRLTVKSFRIDPSDCIYDSLTVYDSLLPMRGMILNRFCESVSTPISLVSTSNVMLLSFRLTQGRKIFQGFFQALMEEQCMNIIALPAGPGDAGVITSPFYPSLLPRQCSCTWMFQMASGPLGVALRFQNYTLKLKDSQYCEHGWWKVNEIIYCGNYIDHSTVFRIPAQNPEVVFRCSSRNADQPFSATYSSYNTNQPCPEGHFLCSTGLCVEKFKRCDGLDDCQDESDEIFCSKPPKICGGSSPLHPLYICNGEMDCSSGKDETNCTQETSCSGVSYHCGNGACILKKNAKCDGLPDCFDRSDEEDCACGNPTPLKRVFDSASPQQRIVGGINAVEGEWPWQVSMHFSGQLYCGASVLSDEWLISAAHCFSKERLADPRMWMAHLGMLNQGSAKHVAEIRRIVVHEYYNARNFDYDIALLQLKKAWPSSLEQYIQPICLPAPSQTFTEGYRCWVTGWGYRSEQDKVLPTVLQKAEVSILSQSECKRSYGPVSPRMLCAGVPSGEQDACRGDSGGPLSCQARTGSRWFLTGIVSWGSGCGRPNLPGVYTRVAKFIDWIQRHIQNELL
- the tmprss7 gene encoding transmembrane protease serine 7 isoform X3 yields the protein METAREEGGQGSEDDAAREDATSVADVSVEVATVDATLNKLCRRYNRRRRRPKKPKKTIPILNLQNLAILITVVVFVTVVIMWSLLWVFIFRRESNSGVYFAGMFRVANVEFIPEYRHADSSEFVSMATRVQHVITSVYRTSSVSRLYKQTVISDLSNNNQGGVLVHFWMIFVVPHLKTPSVCEECVSAILRDSVLMSMKNRSSVGFLEGLPVDIDSILVNVALRSDYTSTAVGSQCVDKLYAGVPDVSVPLNVFSSWGSLSCYIKLTSAPGSVIRLTVKSFRIDPSDCIYDSLTVYDSLLPMRGMILNRFCESVSTPISLVSTSNVMLLSFRLTQGRKIFQGFFQALMEEQCMNIIALPAGPGDAGVITSPFYPSLLPRQCSCTWMFQMASGPLGVALRFQNYTLKLKDSQYCEHGWWKVNEIIYCGNYIDHSTVFRIPAQNPEVVFRCSSRNADQPFSATYSSYNTNQPCPEGHFLCSTGLCVEKFKRCDGLDDCQDESDEIFCSKPPKICGGSSPLHPLYICNGEMDCSSGKDETNCTQETSCSGVSYHCGNGACILKKNAKCDGLPDCFDRSDEEDCACGNPTPLKRVFDSASPQQRIVGGINAVEGEWPWQVSMHFSGQLYCGASVLSDEWLISAAHCFSKERLSKCDLSGWQIHVCGWLIWAC